Proteins encoded in a region of the Geoanaerobacter pelophilus genome:
- the gltB gene encoding glutamate synthase large subunit, which yields MKTIGLPKKQGLYDPQFEHDACGVGFVTNIKGKKSHEIVQQAITVLANLDHRGAVGSEHNTGDGAGILIQMPDAFFRSVCPQQGIELPPVGDYGVAMLFTSPEATERSAAKHIFNRIITEEGLTVLGWREVPTDNSLLGDTAKAGEPLVRQIFFKRDASCADEDAFNRKLYVVNQRAIHEIRDKGVDPHWYISSMSTRTLVYKGMLMPAQLDQYYPDLRDPAMETAIAVVHSRFSTNTFPSWDRAHPYHFLAHNGEINTLRGNVNWMHARQSMFNSELFGDDIKKLLPVINTNGSDSAMFDNCLELLVLSGRSLPHAVMMMVPEPWENHENMSREKRAFYEYHACLMEPWDGPAALTFTDGRIIGAVLDRNGLRPCRYYLTDDDLVIMASEAGVLQIPPEKVIKKGRLQPGKMFLVDTVQGRIISDEEIKQDLATAKPYGDWVKVNHQLLADLPKSSKVQPLEHSPLLQRQKAFGYTFEDQQTILGPMATDGIQPLGSMGTDTPLAVLSEKPQLLYNYFKQLFAQVTNPPIDPIREEIITATSVRIGSESNLLKPSPTSARVIRLEQPILTNDDLDKLRNLSRAGFKTTTLSLLFKAADGAAGMEQALESLFSTAIRFIESGTTILILSDRGGNEEYAAIPALLAVAGLHHYLIRTATRTHVSLILESGEPREVHHFAVLLGYGVTAINPYLAFESIDDMIQQGMLPGLDFKTGVKNFIKASVKGIVKTMAKMGISTIQSYRGAQICEAVGLHQSVIDKYFTWTPSRIGGIDLNGIAEELLQRHRKAYPQRVAVEPTLDPGGQYQWRKDGEEHLFNPLTIQSLQKATRTGDYQEFKVFSSLIDDQNERLYTLRGLLDFNTEIRVPVSIDEVEPVEEIMKRFKTGAMSYGSISQEAHEALAIAMNRIGGRSNTGEGGEDPVRFTWTNEQGDSKNSAIKQVASGRFGVTSNYLTNAAELQIKMAQGAKPGEGGELPGHKVYPWVAKTRHTTPGVGLVSPPPHHDIYSIEDLAELIHDLKNANRRARISVKLVSEVGVGTIAAGVAKAHADVVLISGYDGGTGASPLSSIKHAGLPWELGLAETHQTLVLNNLRSRIIVEVDGQLKTGRDVAIAALLGAEEFGFATAPLVTLGCTMMRVCHSNTCPTGVATQDPVLRAKFAGKPEYVVNYMRFVAQEVREIMAELGFRTFNEMVGRANRLEPKRAVAHWKARGLDFSNILYQPEMGINGSRYCTETQDHGLDKSLDITRLLAICQPAIEKGEKVTAELPITNIDRVVGTIVGNEITRAFGADGLPDDTIRLKFTGSAGQSFGAFVPKGMTLELAGDANDYVGKGLSGGTIVIYPPVGSKFKAEENIIVGNVAFYGATSGTAYISGIAGERFCVRNSGVNAVVEGVGDHGCEYMTGGTVVVLGETGRNFAAGMSGGIAYVLDNDGQFRTHCNTEMVALEHLDDKDLATLKAMIEQHAQLTDSARATIILLNWRTYAHKFVKVMPMDYKRVLQSLERAEAAGLSGDEALAAAFEENAAQAGH from the coding sequence ATGAAAACAATCGGATTACCCAAGAAGCAAGGACTATATGATCCCCAGTTCGAGCATGACGCATGCGGCGTCGGTTTCGTCACCAATATCAAGGGGAAGAAGTCACACGAGATCGTCCAGCAGGCCATCACTGTCCTGGCCAACCTGGACCACCGTGGTGCGGTCGGTAGCGAACATAATACCGGCGACGGTGCTGGCATTCTCATCCAGATGCCCGACGCCTTCTTTCGCTCCGTCTGCCCTCAACAGGGTATCGAACTCCCGCCGGTCGGCGACTACGGCGTTGCCATGCTCTTCACTTCGCCGGAAGCCACCGAGCGGAGCGCCGCCAAGCATATCTTCAACCGGATCATTACCGAGGAGGGGCTGACCGTCCTTGGCTGGCGCGAGGTGCCAACCGACAATTCCCTGCTGGGCGATACGGCCAAGGCGGGCGAGCCACTGGTACGGCAGATTTTCTTCAAACGCGATGCCTCGTGCGCCGATGAAGACGCATTCAACCGCAAGCTCTACGTTGTGAATCAGCGGGCTATCCATGAAATCCGCGACAAGGGGGTCGATCCCCACTGGTACATCTCCAGTATGTCGACCCGGACCCTGGTCTACAAGGGGATGCTGATGCCCGCCCAGCTGGACCAGTACTATCCCGACCTGCGCGACCCGGCCATGGAGACGGCCATCGCCGTAGTGCATTCCCGCTTCTCCACCAACACCTTTCCCAGTTGGGACCGGGCTCACCCCTACCATTTTCTGGCCCACAATGGCGAGATCAACACCCTGCGAGGGAATGTGAACTGGATGCATGCCCGCCAGTCCATGTTCAACTCGGAACTGTTCGGCGACGACATCAAGAAACTGTTGCCGGTGATCAATACCAATGGTTCCGACTCCGCCATGTTCGATAACTGCCTCGAATTGCTGGTGCTGTCAGGTCGCTCGCTCCCCCATGCAGTGATGATGATGGTACCTGAGCCGTGGGAGAACCACGAGAACATGAGCAGGGAGAAGCGGGCTTTCTACGAGTACCACGCCTGTCTGATGGAGCCGTGGGACGGCCCGGCGGCCCTCACCTTCACTGATGGCCGGATCATCGGTGCCGTGCTTGACCGGAACGGTCTGCGCCCCTGTCGTTACTACTTAACCGACGACGACCTGGTGATCATGGCGTCCGAGGCCGGGGTCCTGCAGATACCGCCTGAGAAGGTTATCAAGAAAGGACGGTTGCAACCGGGCAAGATGTTCCTGGTAGATACGGTGCAGGGGCGGATCATCTCCGACGAGGAGATCAAGCAGGATCTCGCCACTGCCAAGCCTTACGGTGACTGGGTCAAGGTAAACCACCAGTTGCTGGCGGACCTGCCCAAGTCTTCCAAGGTGCAACCTCTTGAGCATTCCCCACTGTTGCAACGACAAAAGGCATTTGGCTACACCTTTGAGGACCAGCAGACGATCCTCGGCCCGATGGCTACCGATGGCATCCAGCCGCTCGGCTCCATGGGGACCGATACTCCGCTGGCGGTGCTGTCGGAGAAGCCTCAGCTGCTGTACAACTATTTCAAGCAGCTTTTTGCCCAGGTGACCAATCCTCCTATTGACCCGATTCGCGAGGAGATTATTACCGCCACTTCGGTTCGGATCGGCTCCGAATCAAACCTGCTCAAGCCGTCGCCGACCAGCGCCCGCGTGATCAGGCTGGAGCAGCCGATCCTCACCAATGACGATTTGGACAAGCTGCGTAACTTGAGTCGGGCCGGGTTCAAGACCACGACCCTGTCTCTGCTCTTCAAGGCAGCCGATGGTGCTGCGGGAATGGAGCAGGCCTTGGAAAGCCTGTTCAGTACCGCCATTCGCTTTATTGAGTCCGGCACTACCATCCTGATCCTGTCGGATCGGGGGGGCAATGAAGAGTATGCTGCCATCCCGGCCCTGCTGGCCGTGGCCGGCCTGCATCATTACCTGATCCGCACCGCCACCAGAACCCATGTATCGCTGATCCTGGAGTCGGGTGAGCCTCGCGAGGTGCATCACTTCGCGGTCCTGCTCGGGTACGGTGTTACCGCCATCAACCCTTATCTGGCCTTCGAGTCCATCGACGACATGATCCAGCAGGGGATGTTGCCTGGTCTTGACTTCAAGACCGGAGTGAAGAATTTCATCAAGGCCTCGGTCAAGGGGATCGTCAAAACCATGGCCAAGATGGGGATCTCTACCATCCAGAGCTATCGGGGCGCCCAGATTTGCGAGGCGGTCGGCCTGCACCAGTCGGTCATAGACAAATATTTCACCTGGACCCCGTCCCGCATCGGCGGCATCGACCTGAACGGCATTGCCGAAGAGCTGCTGCAGCGTCACCGCAAGGCCTACCCGCAGCGGGTGGCAGTGGAGCCGACCCTTGATCCGGGCGGGCAGTACCAGTGGCGCAAGGACGGGGAGGAGCACCTCTTCAACCCTCTGACCATCCAGTCGTTGCAGAAGGCGACCCGTACTGGCGACTACCAGGAGTTCAAGGTTTTCTCCAGCTTGATCGACGACCAGAACGAGCGGCTCTACACCCTGCGGGGCCTGCTGGACTTCAACACCGAAATCCGGGTGCCGGTATCGATCGACGAAGTGGAGCCGGTAGAAGAGATCATGAAGCGCTTCAAGACCGGCGCCATGTCCTACGGCTCCATCAGCCAGGAAGCCCACGAAGCACTGGCCATCGCCATGAACCGGATCGGCGGCCGTTCCAATACCGGAGAAGGTGGCGAGGACCCGGTACGTTTCACCTGGACCAATGAGCAAGGGGACTCCAAGAACAGCGCCATCAAACAGGTTGCATCCGGCCGGTTCGGCGTCACCAGCAACTACCTGACCAATGCCGCGGAACTGCAGATCAAGATGGCCCAGGGGGCCAAGCCGGGCGAAGGTGGCGAACTGCCGGGCCACAAGGTCTACCCGTGGGTGGCCAAGACCCGGCATACCACGCCGGGCGTCGGTCTGGTATCGCCGCCGCCGCATCACGACATCTACTCCATCGAGGATCTGGCGGAACTGATTCACGACTTGAAGAACGCCAACCGCCGTGCCCGGATCAGCGTCAAGCTTGTTTCCGAGGTAGGGGTCGGCACCATTGCGGCCGGGGTGGCCAAAGCCCATGCCGACGTGGTGCTGATCAGCGGTTACGACGGCGGCACCGGTGCTTCGCCGCTCTCCAGCATCAAGCACGCCGGCCTGCCGTGGGAGCTCGGCCTGGCGGAAACCCACCAGACCCTGGTACTGAATAACCTGCGCAGCCGGATCATCGTCGAGGTGGACGGCCAACTCAAGACCGGCCGGGACGTGGCCATCGCCGCTCTGCTAGGGGCAGAGGAATTCGGCTTTGCCACCGCACCGTTGGTGACCCTCGGTTGCACCATGATGCGGGTCTGCCACAGCAACACCTGTCCCACCGGCGTTGCCACCCAGGACCCGGTCCTGCGGGCCAAATTCGCCGGCAAGCCGGAGTACGTAGTCAACTACATGCGCTTTGTGGCCCAGGAAGTCCGGGAGATCATGGCCGAACTCGGCTTCCGGACCTTCAACGAAATGGTCGGCCGGGCCAACCGCCTGGAGCCGAAGCGGGCCGTCGCCCACTGGAAAGCCCGTGGTTTGGACTTCAGCAACATCCTTTACCAGCCGGAAATGGGGATCAATGGGAGCCGCTACTGTACTGAAACCCAGGACCATGGCCTGGACAAGTCTCTTGACATTACCCGGCTGCTGGCAATTTGCCAGCCGGCCATCGAGAAGGGTGAAAAGGTCACAGCCGAACTGCCTATTACCAACATCGATCGGGTGGTCGGGACCATCGTCGGCAACGAGATCACCCGCGCCTTTGGCGCAGACGGGTTGCCCGACGACACTATCAGGCTCAAGTTTACCGGTTCAGCCGGTCAAAGCTTCGGTGCCTTCGTCCCCAAAGGAATGACGCTGGAACTGGCCGGCGATGCCAATGATTATGTGGGTAAAGGGCTCTCCGGCGGGACCATCGTCATCTATCCGCCTGTCGGGTCGAAATTCAAGGCGGAAGAAAATATTATCGTCGGCAACGTGGCTTTCTACGGTGCGACCAGCGGCACCGCTTACATCAGCGGAATTGCCGGAGAACGGTTCTGCGTACGCAATTCCGGGGTCAATGCGGTGGTTGAAGGGGTCGGCGACCATGGCTGCGAGTACATGACCGGCGGCACCGTGGTGGTGTTGGGGGAAACCGGCCGCAACTTCGCTGCCGGCATGAGCGGCGGCATTGCTTATGTACTTGACAATGACGGGCAGTTCCGGACCCATTGCAACACTGAGATGGTGGCCTTGGAGCACCTTGATGACAAGGACCTGGCAACCCTCAAGGCTATGATCGAGCAGCATGCCCAGCTGACTGACAGTGCCCGGGCAACGATCATCCTGCTCAACTGGCGGACCTATGCCCATAAATTTGTCAAGGTCATGCCGATGGATTACAAGCGGGTCCTCCAGTCCCTGGAGCGGGCGGAAGCCGCGGGACTCTCCGGAGACGAGGCACTGGCGGCGGCATTCGAGGAAAATGCCGCTCAAGCAGGTCATTAA
- a CDS encoding restriction endonuclease: MRTRIGDVETKYSVRGIPSYQIELWHDGLKKHRLIKGGDSTIIRRKADLQSNEWDEKWNQMQTKETTRLSRETKKQTGVRLTEEAQKELDRLSNILLHTLDINDAINWEALKDSTQYPEPKPKRITQEVKPTKRKATEEPKRNQQKYQPKFGILDKIFASRREKIENACNNLFISDHEAWKQEILNIEIDHAAAVKDYEEALQMEERAYQRELRKWEGLNTDYIKKQISANAVIDKMREDYVSGIPEIIIEYCDMVLSASDYPDYFPKEFAIDYNNETKILLVDYTMPAPEHIPTLKEVKYIQARDELVEQHLSQTQLLKLYDDILYNIVLRTVHELFESDVINAIDTVVFNGWVKSLDRSTGKDINPCVMSLQVRRNEFLAINLANVDPKACFKSLKGVGSSKLHSLAAVPPIMQMRREDGRFVSAYEVANTLDPSINLAAMDWEDFEHLIREIFEKEFSVNGGEVKVTQASRDGGVDAVAFDPDPIRGGKIVIQAKRYTNTVGVGAVRDLYGTVMNEGANKGILVTTSDYGPDSYEFAKGKPMILLNGANLLHMLEKHGHKAKIDIPEARKLAMSQAAL, encoded by the coding sequence ATGAGAACAAGAATTGGTGATGTCGAAACGAAATATAGTGTTCGTGGTATTCCTTCTTATCAAATTGAGCTCTGGCATGATGGGCTCAAAAAGCATCGCTTAATCAAAGGTGGTGATTCTACTATTATCCGCCGCAAGGCCGACTTACAGTCTAATGAATGGGATGAGAAATGGAATCAGATGCAAACAAAGGAGACAACTAGACTTAGCAGAGAAACAAAAAAACAAACAGGTGTAAGACTTACAGAGGAAGCGCAGAAGGAACTTGATCGTCTCAGTAACATCTTATTGCACACGCTGGATATCAACGATGCCATAAATTGGGAAGCATTAAAGGATTCAACTCAATACCCAGAGCCAAAACCGAAGAGAATTACACAAGAGGTCAAGCCTACTAAAAGAAAAGCTACAGAGGAGCCAAAAAGAAATCAGCAAAAATATCAGCCCAAATTTGGCATCCTTGATAAGATATTTGCTTCACGGCGTGAGAAGATTGAAAATGCATGTAACAACCTTTTTATATCAGATCACGAAGCTTGGAAGCAGGAAATTTTAAACATTGAAATTGATCATGCTGCAGCAGTAAAAGACTATGAAGAGGCTTTACAGATGGAAGAACGTGCTTATCAAAGAGAGCTTCGAAAGTGGGAAGGTTTGAATACGGATTATATAAAGAAGCAGATATCGGCAAATGCAGTAATTGACAAAATGCGAGAAGACTACGTTAGCGGTATACCAGAAATAATTATTGAATATTGTGATATGGTATTATCAGCATCTGATTATCCCGATTATTTTCCTAAAGAGTTTGCCATTGATTATAACAATGAAACTAAAATACTACTGGTTGATTATACAATGCCAGCTCCAGAACATATTCCGACACTGAAAGAAGTGAAATATATTCAAGCTAGAGACGAACTTGTTGAGCAACATCTTTCGCAAACGCAACTTTTAAAGTTATATGACGATATTCTGTATAATATCGTACTCCGCACAGTACATGAGCTGTTTGAATCTGATGTTATTAACGCAATAGATACTGTAGTCTTTAATGGTTGGGTAAAATCTCTTGATCGTAGCACAGGAAAAGATATCAACCCTTGTGTTATGTCGTTGCAAGTTAGACGAAATGAGTTTTTAGCGATTAACCTGGCAAATGTTGATCCAAAGGCGTGTTTCAAAAGTTTGAAGGGCGTTGGGAGTTCAAAGCTTCACAGTTTAGCTGCAGTGCCGCCGATAATGCAAATGAGGCGAGAGGACGGGCGATTCGTTTCAGCATATGAGGTCGCAAATACACTTGATCCCTCAATAAATCTTGCTGCCATGGACTGGGAAGATTTTGAGCACCTAATACGAGAAATATTTGAAAAAGAGTTCTCTGTTAATGGCGGTGAAGTTAAAGTTACACAGGCAAGTCGCGACGGAGGAGTGGACGCAGTAGCTTTTGATCCAGATCCAATCCGAGGTGGCAAAATCGTCATTCAAGCAAAACGATATACGAACACTGTTGGCGTTGGAGCCGTCAGGGACCTATATGGTACCGTAATGAACGAAGGCGCAAACAAGGGGATTTTAGTTACCACTTCAGACTACGGTCCTGATTCTTATGAATTTGCCAAAGGCAAACCAATGATTCTTCTAAACGGTGCTAATCTTTTGCATATGCTGGAGAAGCATGGACACAAAGCAAAGATTGACATTCCTGAAGCACGGAAATTAGCCATGTCGCAAGCTGCACTGTGA
- a CDS encoding recombinase family protein has product MANGKFVGYIRVSTAKQGASGLGLEAQRKAINDYLNGGSWELIAEYVEVESGKLNERQELQKAFKHCQVTGATLVIAKLDRLSRDSHFIGSVMKSGIEFVACDMPAANKFTIHILAAVAEHEREMISQRTKAALQAAKARGKTLGNPGNLNQHAAAMGRVLGVQARQGKANDFAGSLSPIIQDYTNQGMSLNQMARELNNRGILTARGKQGSWTPTAVKNAMARLPQAI; this is encoded by the coding sequence ATGGCTAACGGTAAATTCGTTGGATATATAAGAGTATCAACCGCAAAGCAGGGAGCTTCAGGCCTAGGGCTTGAAGCACAGCGTAAAGCAATCAATGATTATCTAAACGGCGGGAGCTGGGAACTGATAGCGGAATATGTTGAAGTGGAAAGCGGCAAGCTTAACGAGCGTCAAGAACTTCAAAAGGCATTCAAGCACTGTCAGGTGACAGGAGCAACGCTAGTCATCGCAAAGCTCGATAGGCTTTCACGAGATTCACACTTTATTGGGTCAGTCATGAAGTCTGGTATCGAGTTCGTGGCTTGTGATATGCCAGCTGCCAATAAATTCACAATTCACATTCTCGCAGCTGTAGCAGAGCATGAGCGGGAGATGATCAGCCAACGCACCAAGGCAGCACTTCAAGCGGCTAAAGCCCGTGGCAAGACTCTGGGGAATCCTGGGAACCTAAATCAACACGCAGCGGCTATGGGACGAGTCCTAGGGGTACAGGCTCGGCAGGGCAAAGCAAACGATTTCGCGGGAAGTCTCTCCCCCATCATCCAGGATTATACGAACCAGGGAATGAGCTTGAATCAAATGGCGCGGGAGCTGAACAATAGAGGCATACTCACTGCCAGAGGGAAGCAGGGGAGCTGGACCCCAACCGCTGTAAAGAATGCTATGGCTAGGCTACCTCAAGCAATTTGA